The following proteins are co-located in the Brevibacillus laterosporus DSM 25 genome:
- the radA gene encoding DNA repair protein RadA — translation MSKVKTKFVCQDCGYESPKWMGKCPGCNNWNTLVEELERKQVGGRERGMSTKQKAQPITEVISDEEPRLDTTLGELNRVLGGGLVLGSLVLVGGDPGIGKSTLLLQTSFALAHQNNKVLYISGEESVKQIKMRADRLGVQTSNLLVVTETDLEQVEEQITFVDPDVVIIDSIQTIFHPAVTSAAGSVAQVRECTSHLMRIAKSKGIAIFIVGHVTKEGAIAGPRMLEHMVDAVLYFEGDRHNTFRILRAVKNRFGSTNEMGIFEMKEKGLTEVENPSELFLAERPIGVAGSTVVASMEGTRPVLVELQALVSPTSFATPRRMATGVDHQRIAMIMAVLEKRVGLMLQNQDAYVNVAGGVRLDEPAIDLAIAVSIASSFRDHSTNPYDVVIGEIGLTGEVRGVSRIEQRIREAEKLGFKRVIIPERSMRGLEKPSGIEVIGVKNVEEALEYALRG, via the coding sequence ATGTCAAAAGTAAAAACAAAGTTTGTGTGTCAGGATTGTGGGTACGAAAGTCCCAAATGGATGGGCAAATGCCCAGGCTGTAATAATTGGAATACACTGGTTGAAGAATTAGAACGTAAACAAGTAGGTGGCAGAGAGCGTGGAATGTCCACCAAACAAAAAGCACAACCAATCACAGAGGTAATAAGTGACGAAGAACCACGATTAGATACCACTTTAGGTGAATTAAACCGTGTATTAGGTGGCGGATTAGTTTTGGGATCACTGGTGCTTGTTGGAGGAGACCCGGGGATCGGAAAGTCTACTTTACTTCTCCAAACTTCTTTTGCTCTCGCACATCAGAATAATAAAGTGTTGTATATCTCCGGTGAGGAGTCTGTTAAACAAATTAAAATGCGAGCTGATCGACTTGGTGTGCAAACATCAAATCTGCTAGTAGTGACAGAGACTGACTTGGAGCAGGTGGAGGAGCAGATAACGTTTGTAGACCCTGATGTGGTCATAATTGACTCAATCCAAACCATTTTTCATCCTGCTGTCACATCTGCAGCAGGTAGTGTAGCTCAGGTCAGAGAGTGTACCAGCCACCTCATGCGAATAGCAAAAAGTAAAGGTATTGCTATCTTTATTGTCGGACATGTTACAAAAGAAGGAGCAATCGCTGGACCGCGTATGCTTGAGCATATGGTTGATGCTGTTCTTTACTTTGAAGGAGATCGACATAATACCTTCCGTATTTTACGGGCAGTTAAGAACCGATTTGGATCCACAAATGAAATGGGTATTTTTGAAATGAAAGAAAAAGGACTTACTGAAGTAGAAAATCCTTCTGAACTATTCTTAGCCGAACGTCCGATTGGAGTTGCTGGATCAACAGTAGTAGCGAGTATGGAAGGGACTCGCCCTGTACTTGTTGAACTACAGGCATTGGTTTCCCCAACCAGCTTTGCTACTCCACGTCGAATGGCAACAGGAGTAGATCATCAGCGAATTGCTATGATTATGGCCGTTTTGGAGAAACGAGTAGGCTTGATGCTACAAAACCAAGATGCCTATGTAAATGTAGCTGGTGGTGTTCGCCTGGATGAGCCTGCCATTGATTTAGCTATTGCAGTGAGCATTGCTAGTAGTTTTCGAGATCATTCTACAAATCCATATGACGTAGTGATTGGAGAAATTGGTTTAACAGGTGAAGTACGCGGTGTTTCTCGAATTGAGCAACGTATACGTGAAGCGGAAAAACTGGGCTTTAAGCGTGTCATTATTCCGGAGAGAAGCATGCGAGGACTAGAAAAGCCTTCAGGCATTGAGGTAATTGGTGTGAAGAATGTAGAGGAAGCTTTGGAATATGCGTTGAGGGGGTAG
- a CDS encoding PIN/TRAM domain-containing protein, which translates to MLKRICKVFFVIVGGGLGYQFGPAFFSFLNDLLNFGEVPRPAYIGAVLGVVLFYLLANTLVDYLVNAIRWGEERLLTLPITDVMFGALGLIIGLIVAFLLFLPINSIPVPVLGDFLPLLVSGLLGYLGFQVGFRKRDEIMAVFSIGRKEKSKKESGGIAANVEHKVLDTSVIIDGRIADICRTGFIEGALVIPGFVLEELQHIADSSDALKRNRGRRGLDILNKIQKELKVNVQIYEGDFEEIAEVDSKLIKLAKVLNGKVVTNDFNLNKVCELQGVPVLNINDLANAVKPVVLPGEELHVQVIKDGKEYGQGVAYLDDGTMIVVEGGRDYIGLEIDVLVTSVLQTSAGRMIFAKPKMLEKAL; encoded by the coding sequence ATGTTAAAACGAATCTGCAAGGTTTTCTTTGTTATCGTTGGTGGAGGACTGGGGTATCAGTTTGGACCTGCATTTTTCTCATTTTTGAATGATTTGCTCAATTTTGGAGAAGTTCCACGTCCAGCATACATTGGGGCTGTACTAGGGGTGGTTTTGTTTTACCTTTTGGCAAATACGTTGGTGGATTACTTGGTGAATGCAATCCGCTGGGGTGAAGAAAGGTTATTGACGCTCCCTATTACTGATGTCATGTTTGGAGCCTTAGGTTTGATTATCGGACTTATCGTTGCCTTTTTATTATTCCTACCGATCAATAGTATACCGGTCCCAGTTCTCGGTGATTTCTTACCACTTCTTGTTTCTGGTTTGCTTGGTTATTTAGGCTTTCAGGTGGGATTCCGTAAAAGAGATGAAATTATGGCGGTATTTTCTATAGGTCGTAAGGAGAAAAGCAAAAAGGAAAGCGGGGGCATTGCCGCCAACGTTGAGCATAAAGTTTTGGATACCAGTGTTATTATCGACGGCCGAATTGCTGATATCTGTCGCACCGGTTTTATCGAGGGAGCGCTTGTTATTCCAGGTTTCGTACTTGAAGAATTACAACATATTGCTGATTCGTCTGATGCACTAAAAAGAAACCGTGGTCGCAGAGGTTTGGACATTCTAAACAAAATTCAAAAAGAATTAAAAGTTAATGTTCAAATTTATGAAGGAGATTTTGAAGAGATTGCGGAAGTGGATAGTAAATTAATTAAGCTAGCGAAGGTGCTTAACGGTAAAGTGGTTACCAATGACTTCAACTTAAATAAGGTCTGTGAATTGCAAGGTGTTCCAGTTCTTAATATCAATGATTTAGCCAATGCGGTTAAACCTGTGGTCCTGCCGGGAGAAGAATTACATGTGCAGGTGATTAAAGACGGGAAAGAGTACGGTCAAGGTGTGGCTTATCTTGATGACGGTACTATGATCGTAGTAGAAGGCGGTCGAGATTATATTGGGTTAGAGATTGATGTGCTGGTAACCAGCGTACTACAGACATCGGCAGGTCGCATGATCTTCGCGAAGCCAAAGATGTTGGAGAAGGCATTGTAG
- the ispD gene encoding 2-C-methyl-D-erythritol 4-phosphate cytidylyltransferase, translated as METSVVIVAAGTGKRMKAGKNKIWLHLQHKPIFQHTVEAFVQHPGITEVVLVINEQDYEDMDRWRKGMPYSVILATGGAERQDSVRNGLEALSVSCTHVLIHDAARPFITAEQISGIITKLKDHQAVVVAVPVKDTIKIVGPDGIVQATPARESLWAVQTPQAFPLSLVKEAHQFAVDQGKVGTDDAMLVEMLGYPVTIVEGSYENIKVTTPDDLWFGEEIMKRRLEERKRRK; from the coding sequence GTGGAAACAAGCGTGGTGATCGTTGCCGCTGGGACAGGGAAACGAATGAAAGCTGGTAAGAATAAGATATGGCTACATTTACAGCATAAGCCAATTTTTCAGCATACAGTTGAAGCTTTCGTTCAACATCCTGGAATTACCGAGGTAGTTCTGGTGATTAATGAACAAGATTACGAGGATATGGATCGTTGGCGAAAGGGCATGCCGTATTCGGTGATCTTGGCTACAGGTGGTGCGGAGCGTCAAGATAGCGTGCGAAATGGCCTTGAAGCTCTATCGGTGAGCTGTACGCATGTATTAATCCATGATGCAGCAAGACCTTTTATCACGGCCGAGCAAATTTCTGGAATTATAACCAAATTAAAAGATCATCAGGCAGTTGTTGTAGCGGTTCCTGTCAAGGATACGATTAAAATCGTAGGTCCAGATGGAATCGTGCAAGCAACCCCGGCACGCGAGAGCTTGTGGGCGGTTCAAACCCCACAAGCTTTTCCACTTTCACTCGTAAAAGAGGCGCATCAGTTTGCGGTTGACCAAGGAAAAGTAGGAACAGACGATGCGATGCTCGTAGAAATGCTTGGGTACCCAGTTACAATTGTTGAAGGTAGCTATGAAAACATCAAGGTGACAACTCCTGATGATCTCTGGTTTGGAGAAGAGATTATGAAGAGGCGTTTGGAAGAGAGGAAGAGGAGAAAATGA
- the pssA gene encoding CDP-diacylglycerol--serine O-phosphatidyltransferase, whose translation MIVKALPNMLTLGNLFLGIVAMILAFNDYVDFAAITVIVGMLLDGLDGRVARMLNAQSEFGKELDSLSDVISFGVAPAFIMYVVALQEISVVGIIITALFPICGACRLARFNVQAGVPGYFIGLPITAAGGVLATLALFHEVFPTTILALGMLMLAYLMVSRVKYPNFKKVGIPKSAYWIAPIIIVGVIIIAVMFPNQISKLVFVPLALYALYGIKKNVEYFIRKVRKRESQEEKKHYL comes from the coding sequence ATGATTGTGAAAGCATTGCCGAACATGCTCACTCTAGGCAACCTATTTTTAGGTATAGTAGCAATGATCTTGGCATTTAACGATTATGTTGATTTCGCAGCCATTACAGTAATCGTCGGAATGCTGTTGGACGGTTTGGATGGTCGTGTAGCACGTATGTTAAATGCACAAAGTGAATTTGGAAAAGAATTGGACTCATTATCGGACGTTATATCTTTTGGGGTAGCACCAGCCTTTATTATGTATGTAGTTGCTTTGCAAGAAATTAGTGTAGTAGGTATTATCATCACGGCACTTTTCCCAATTTGTGGAGCTTGTCGCTTAGCACGTTTTAATGTACAAGCGGGTGTTCCTGGTTACTTTATTGGCTTGCCTATTACGGCTGCTGGTGGTGTACTAGCTACACTGGCACTATTTCATGAAGTATTTCCAACAACCATCTTGGCACTTGGAATGCTGATGCTTGCTTACCTTATGGTATCGCGCGTGAAATACCCAAACTTCAAAAAAGTAGGGATTCCGAAATCAGCATATTGGATTGCCCCAATAATCATCGTTGGTGTAATTATTATTGCGGTCATGTTCCCTAATCAAATTTCCAAACTGGTATTTGTGCCTCTCGCACTATATGCTTTGTATGGGATAAAAAAAAACGTTGAATATTTTATTCGCAAGGTAAGAAAAAGAGAATCACAAGAAGAGAAAAAGCATTATCTATAA
- the cysE gene encoding serine O-acetyltransferase, whose amino-acid sequence MFARMKEDIQIVFERDPAARSTWEVVLTYAGLHAIWGHRVANRLWKKGWKTSARFVSQITRFFTGIEIHPGATIGRRMFIDHGAGVVIGETCEIGDDVTIYQGVTLGGTGKEKGKRHPTVGNNVIIASGAKVLGSFKIGDYSKIGAGSVVLQPVPPHSTVVGIPGRIKMQNGKKVECDLDHVNLPDPILEMIRDMQKEIAQLKMELDQVKKEKSNNEHTLI is encoded by the coding sequence ATGTTTGCTAGGATGAAGGAAGATATACAGATAGTGTTTGAACGTGACCCTGCTGCACGTAGTACGTGGGAAGTGGTGCTAACTTATGCAGGGCTTCATGCCATTTGGGGACACCGGGTGGCGAATAGATTATGGAAAAAAGGCTGGAAAACTTCAGCTCGTTTCGTTTCTCAAATCACGCGTTTTTTTACAGGAATCGAAATACACCCAGGAGCAACGATTGGTCGGAGAATGTTTATTGACCACGGAGCTGGTGTTGTAATTGGAGAGACTTGTGAGATTGGCGATGATGTAACAATATATCAAGGAGTAACCCTTGGAGGTACAGGAAAAGAAAAAGGAAAGCGTCATCCGACGGTAGGAAACAATGTCATTATCGCCTCTGGGGCAAAGGTGCTTGGTTCATTTAAGATTGGCGATTATTCAAAAATTGGAGCGGGTTCCGTCGTCCTCCAACCTGTTCCCCCCCATTCAACAGTAGTTGGGATTCCGGGGCGTATTAAGATGCAAAATGGCAAAAAAGTAGAATGTGATTTAGACCATGTTAATTTACCAGACCCGATTTTAGAAATGATTCGGGACATGCAAAAGGAAATTGCTCAATTAAAAATGGAGCTTGATCAAGTTAAAAAGGAGAAATCAAATAATGAGCATACGCTTATATAA
- the disA gene encoding DNA integrity scanning diadenylate cyclase DisA: protein MLDALRFVAPGTPFREGLENVLHAKTGALIVVGCSTQMKNILDGGFFIDCEFTPAHLYELAKMDGAIVVSEDAKRILYANTQLLPSGAVVSNETGTRHRTADRTARLTNHLVIAISQRRNVITLYQGTQRYVIKDISVILAKTNQALQTLERYKMVLEQGLTNLSALEFEQLVTVHEIVSVMQRIEMVIRIKLEMKKYILELGTEGRLINLQLEELVVNVEQEAELLILDYARDDKVDTKQVLNEMSKLSPEELMDPSVFLRLLGYINMNKMSDEAVMTRGYRLLSKISRLPSTVICNLICHFGNLHFIMMATIEELDDVEGIGEIRARAIKDGLRRIQEQVFIDRHI from the coding sequence ATGTTGGATGCTTTGCGTTTTGTCGCTCCAGGTACGCCTTTTCGTGAAGGATTGGAAAACGTTCTACATGCCAAAACAGGAGCTTTAATTGTTGTAGGGTGTAGTACACAGATGAAAAACATTCTTGATGGTGGCTTCTTTATTGATTGTGAATTTACTCCTGCACATTTATATGAATTGGCTAAAATGGACGGGGCTATTGTTGTCAGCGAGGACGCTAAGCGAATTTTATATGCCAACACGCAGCTATTGCCCAGTGGGGCTGTTGTTTCTAATGAAACTGGAACCAGGCATCGGACAGCCGATCGAACAGCACGATTAACTAACCATTTGGTTATAGCTATTTCTCAGAGGCGCAATGTAATTACTTTATACCAAGGGACTCAGCGCTATGTTATTAAAGATATTAGTGTTATTTTGGCAAAAACGAATCAAGCACTTCAAACTTTGGAAAGATATAAGATGGTATTAGAGCAAGGGCTTACAAATCTAAGTGCCCTAGAATTTGAACAATTAGTCACTGTTCATGAAATTGTATCGGTTATGCAACGGATTGAGATGGTCATCCGTATAAAGTTAGAGATGAAAAAATATATTCTGGAATTAGGCACCGAGGGTCGGTTAATTAACCTGCAGCTAGAAGAGCTTGTAGTCAATGTGGAACAAGAGGCGGAACTGCTCATTTTAGACTATGCAAGAGACGATAAGGTGGATACTAAGCAAGTCTTAAACGAGATGAGTAAGCTCAGTCCTGAGGAATTGATGGATCCAAGCGTCTTTCTTCGCTTATTGGGGTATATAAATATGAATAAGATGTCGGACGAGGCAGTGATGACACGTGGATATCGATTGCTCAGTAAAATATCTAGACTTCCTTCCACTGTCATATGCAATCTCATTTGCCACTTTGGTAACCTACACTTCATCATGATGGCTACTATCGAGGAATTGGACGATGTAGAAGGAATTGGTGAGATTAGGGCACGTGCCATTAAGGACGGATTGAGAAGAATCCAAGAACAAGTGTTCATTGACAGGCACATTTAG
- the gltX gene encoding glutamate--tRNA ligase, producing the protein MTKEVRLRYAPSPTGHLHIGGARTALFNYLYARRLGGKFIVRIEDTDQVRNVENAAEKQMENLKWLGVDWDEGDDIGGPYGPYRCMDRLDIYKGYIDQLLHEGKAYYCYATKEELDAEREEQLARNETPRILEKHRHTTPEQKAAYEKEGRVPSVHFIMPDNRSYTVNDLVRGEVTFDSNEMGGDFVICRPDGIPTYNFAVVIDDHLMKISHVVRGEEHLSNTPRQLMIYEAFGWEAPQFAHLALILNQEGKKMSKRDESIIQFIEQYRDMGYLPEAIVNFLVLLGWSPGGEQEIFSLEELSELFSFDRVSKSPAVFDSTKMNWMNNHYLKAKPVDEIVDMCIPHLQEAGFLEEELTSERREWAKQIVALYQEQMSYCAQIVPLSALFFLDEVVYEEDAKLVLKEPQVKEVLVSFKEHIESADEYSVETINASLKAVQKATGHKGKALFMPVRVSITGQAHGRDLGQSIYLIGREKVLARLQQVISSL; encoded by the coding sequence ATGACAAAGGAAGTTCGTTTGCGCTATGCTCCGAGTCCAACCGGTCATTTGCATATTGGCGGTGCTCGTACAGCGCTATTTAATTATTTGTATGCACGTCGTTTAGGCGGAAAATTTATTGTGCGTATCGAGGATACAGATCAGGTTCGCAATGTGGAAAATGCTGCAGAAAAGCAAATGGAAAACTTGAAGTGGCTCGGCGTCGATTGGGATGAGGGCGATGACATTGGTGGCCCATATGGCCCATATCGTTGCATGGACCGCTTGGATATTTATAAAGGATACATTGATCAATTATTACATGAGGGAAAAGCGTATTATTGCTATGCAACAAAGGAAGAGCTTGATGCAGAACGCGAAGAGCAGCTTGCACGTAATGAAACCCCTCGTATTTTAGAAAAGCATCGTCATACTACTCCAGAACAAAAAGCTGCATATGAGAAAGAAGGACGCGTTCCTTCTGTTCATTTCATTATGCCAGATAATCGTTCTTATACAGTGAATGATCTAGTCCGTGGTGAAGTAACCTTTGATTCAAATGAAATGGGCGGGGATTTCGTTATTTGTCGTCCAGATGGTATCCCAACCTATAACTTTGCGGTTGTAATCGATGACCATCTCATGAAAATCAGTCATGTTGTTCGAGGAGAAGAACATCTCTCCAACACACCACGTCAATTGATGATCTATGAAGCATTTGGTTGGGAGGCACCCCAATTCGCTCACTTAGCTCTCATTTTGAATCAAGAGGGTAAAAAGATGAGTAAACGCGATGAAAGCATTATTCAATTCATTGAACAATATCGCGATATGGGCTACTTACCAGAAGCTATTGTTAATTTCTTAGTGCTATTAGGATGGTCTCCAGGTGGGGAACAAGAGATCTTCTCATTAGAAGAGTTGAGCGAGCTATTTAGCTTCGATCGAGTTAGCAAGTCCCCAGCTGTATTTGACAGCACCAAAATGAACTGGATGAATAATCATTATCTAAAAGCTAAACCAGTAGACGAGATCGTTGACATGTGTATCCCTCATCTACAAGAAGCTGGTTTCTTAGAAGAAGAATTGACTTCTGAACGCAGAGAATGGGCGAAACAAATCGTAGCACTATATCAAGAACAAATGTCTTACTGTGCACAGATTGTACCTCTTTCCGCTCTCTTTTTCTTAGATGAAGTTGTTTATGAAGAGGATGCGAAGCTCGTATTAAAAGAACCTCAAGTAAAAGAGGTGCTTGTGAGCTTTAAGGAGCACATTGAATCTGCAGATGAATATAGTGTAGAAACAATTAATGCTTCCCTGAAGGCAGTCCAAAAAGCAACTGGACATAAGGGAAAAGCGCTATTTATGCCAGTGCGTGTATCTATTACAGGTCAGGCACACGGACGTGATCTTGGTCAATCCATTTATTTAATTGGTCGCGAAAAAGTGTTAGCACGTCTACAACAAGTTATTTCTAGTCTATAA
- a CDS encoding ATP-dependent Clp protease ATP-binding subunit — protein sequence MMFGRFTERAQKVLALALEEAVRLGHKDIGTEHVLLGLIREGEGIAAKALQALGLGLDKIQSEVESLIGRAPEQPANTTNYTPNYTPRAKKVIELSMDEARKLGHTYVGTEHILLGLIREGEGIAARIMNNLGVSLNKARQQVLQLLGSSEMMSSHQPSGSNASANTPTLDGLARDLTTIAKEGSLDPVIGRQKEIERVIQVLSRRTKNNPVLIGEPGVGKTAIAEGLAQKIVNNEIPETLRDKRVMTLDMGTVVAGTKYRGEFEDRLKKIMDEIRQAGNIILFIDELHTLIGAGGAEGAIDASNILKPALARGELQCVGATTLDEYRKYIEKDAALERRFQPIQVDEPTPEDAIKILSGLRDRYEAHHRVKITDEAIDQAVKLSDRYISDRFLPDKAIDLIDEAASKVRLQSFTVPPNLKELEVRLEEVRKEKDAAVQSQEFEEAAALRDKEQKLREELDSTKKDWKERQGKLNMEVTPEDIAHVVANWTGIPVLKLKEEETERLLKMEDILHDRVIGQDEAVKSVARAVRRARAGLKDPKRPIGSFIFLGPTGVGKTELARAVAETLFGDEDAMIRVDMSEYMEKHTTARLVGAPPGYVGYDEGGQLTEKVRRKPYSVILLDEIEKAHPDVFNILLQVLDDGRLTDSKGRTVDFRNTVVIMTSNVGASMIRKNSSLGFTTNDSEKKYQDMKDKVMDELKRSFRPEFLNRIDEIIVFHSLEQEHIEKIVTLMTEDLRKRLVEQEIDFNLSEEAKKILAKEGFDPAYGARPLRRAIQRNIEDRLSEELLKGTITKGDTVQIEAEDGKLTVKRLEQVKVTK from the coding sequence ATGATGTTTGGACGATTTACAGAGCGTGCACAAAAAGTATTAGCTTTAGCATTGGAAGAGGCAGTTCGCTTAGGTCACAAAGATATAGGGACTGAACATGTCCTTTTAGGTCTGATCCGTGAGGGAGAAGGAATTGCGGCAAAAGCACTTCAAGCTCTCGGTCTCGGCCTTGATAAAATTCAAAGTGAAGTAGAATCTTTAATCGGTCGTGCTCCTGAACAACCGGCAAACACGACAAACTATACACCAAACTACACTCCACGAGCTAAAAAAGTAATTGAGTTGTCCATGGACGAGGCTCGCAAGCTAGGTCATACGTACGTGGGAACTGAACATATTTTGTTAGGTCTGATTCGCGAGGGAGAAGGAATTGCTGCGCGGATCATGAACAACCTAGGTGTGAGCCTAAATAAGGCGCGTCAACAGGTATTGCAATTATTGGGTAGCTCAGAAATGATGTCATCACATCAACCATCTGGAAGCAATGCTTCAGCCAATACTCCTACTTTAGATGGATTGGCACGGGACTTGACGACTATCGCTAAAGAAGGTTCACTTGATCCGGTGATTGGTCGTCAGAAAGAAATTGAACGTGTCATTCAGGTATTGAGCCGACGGACAAAAAATAACCCAGTCTTAATTGGGGAACCGGGTGTTGGTAAGACCGCAATAGCAGAGGGTCTTGCCCAAAAAATTGTTAATAATGAAATCCCAGAAACATTACGTGATAAACGCGTCATGACTTTAGACATGGGTACAGTGGTAGCAGGTACCAAATATCGTGGTGAATTTGAGGATCGTCTGAAAAAAATCATGGATGAAATTCGTCAAGCAGGAAATATTATTCTGTTCATTGACGAGTTGCATACATTAATTGGAGCAGGTGGGGCTGAGGGAGCGATTGATGCATCCAATATCCTAAAACCAGCTCTTGCTCGCGGTGAGCTACAGTGCGTAGGGGCCACCACCTTGGATGAGTATCGAAAATACATTGAGAAGGATGCTGCGCTCGAACGTCGCTTCCAACCAATTCAAGTAGATGAACCAACTCCAGAAGATGCAATTAAAATTTTGAGTGGTTTACGTGATCGTTATGAAGCCCATCACCGTGTGAAAATTACAGATGAAGCAATTGATCAAGCGGTGAAATTGTCTGATCGTTATATATCTGATCGCTTTTTACCAGATAAGGCTATTGATTTGATTGACGAGGCAGCTTCCAAAGTTCGCCTGCAATCTTTTACAGTACCACCTAACCTGAAAGAATTAGAAGTTCGATTAGAAGAGGTTCGTAAAGAAAAGGACGCAGCAGTACAATCTCAGGAATTTGAGGAAGCTGCGGCCTTGAGAGATAAGGAACAAAAACTACGCGAGGAGCTCGATTCCACTAAGAAGGATTGGAAAGAGAGACAAGGAAAACTAAACATGGAAGTTACTCCTGAGGATATCGCTCATGTGGTAGCTAACTGGACTGGTATTCCTGTTTTGAAATTGAAAGAAGAAGAAACGGAACGCCTGTTAAAAATGGAAGATATTCTACACGACCGAGTTATTGGGCAGGATGAGGCTGTAAAATCGGTTGCCCGTGCAGTACGCCGTGCTCGTGCTGGTTTAAAAGATCCAAAACGCCCGATCGGTTCGTTCATCTTCTTGGGTCCAACAGGGGTAGGTAAAACAGAATTGGCACGTGCCGTCGCTGAAACATTATTTGGTGATGAAGATGCCATGATTCGTGTAGACATGTCTGAATATATGGAGAAGCATACTACTGCTCGTCTTGTTGGTGCGCCTCCAGGATATGTAGGTTATGATGAAGGCGGTCAATTGACAGAAAAGGTTCGCCGTAAACCATACTCAGTCATTTTGTTAGACGAAATTGAAAAGGCACATCCAGATGTCTTTAATATTTTATTACAAGTGCTTGATGATGGACGATTAACAGACTCTAAAGGACGGACAGTTGATTTCCGTAATACGGTAGTCATCATGACATCCAATGTGGGTGCTAGCATGATTAGGAAAAATAGCTCCCTTGGCTTTACTACGAATGATTCTGAAAAGAAATATCAAGATATGAAAGATAAAGTGATGGATGAATTGAAACGTAGCTTCCGTCCAGAGTTCTTGAACCGTATTGATGAAATTATTGTGTTCCACTCTTTAGAACAGGAGCATATTGAAAAAATCGTTACGTTGATGACTGAGGACTTGCGCAAACGCTTAGTGGAACAAGAGATTGATTTTAATCTAAGCGAAGAGGCCAAGAAAATTCTCGCTAAAGAGGGCTTTGATCCTGCCTATGGTGCACGACCATTACGCCGAGCTATTCAGCGGAACATCGAAGACCGCTTGTCTGAAGAATTGCTCAAGGGTACGATCACTAAAGGAGATACCGTTCAAATTGAGGCTGAAGATGGCAAATTAACGGTAAAACGCTTAGAACAAGTAAAAGTAACAAAATAA
- the ispF gene encoding 2-C-methyl-D-erythritol 2,4-cyclodiphosphate synthase, whose translation MRIGQGFDVHQLVEGRPCIIGGVTIPYEKGLLGHSDADVLLHTVSDALLGAIGEGDIGRHFPDTDPAFKDADSLQLLVHVWNLVKERGYQLGNVDATIIAQAPKMAPYIPQMREVIAKALDADASQVNIKATTTEKLGFTGRGEGIAAQAVCLLVNA comes from the coding sequence ATGAGGATCGGACAAGGTTTCGATGTGCATCAACTGGTGGAAGGCAGGCCTTGCATCATTGGTGGCGTAACTATTCCATATGAAAAAGGTCTGTTAGGACATTCAGATGCGGATGTACTATTACATACGGTTTCAGATGCACTTCTTGGAGCGATTGGAGAGGGAGACATTGGACGGCATTTCCCTGATACTGATCCGGCTTTTAAAGATGCTGATAGCCTACAGTTACTTGTCCATGTATGGAATTTGGTAAAAGAGCGAGGATATCAATTAGGCAATGTTGATGCTACGATCATCGCACAAGCACCCAAAATGGCACCTTATATTCCGCAGATGCGTGAAGTAATTGCTAAAGCGCTAGATGCAGATGCTTCTCAGGTGAATATTAAAGCAACCACAACGGAAAAATTGGGCTTTACTGGACGTGGGGAGGGTATCGCTGCGCAGGCTGTATGTTTGCTTGTCAATGCGTAA